The window ACTTTGCGTTTTTTTACATATTCGCGGATGTCATTTTCACTGAGATTGTTATGAAGGGGAATCTCTGGTCTGTCGAGAACCAAGAGGAGTTCCGACTTGTTTTTATGCAGACGCTGAAGAGCCTGATTAAGGGTTTCAAAGTCTGTTTTCTGGGTAAAAATTGTTTCAAACTCTTTATCCAACCGATTTTGTTCTTTTTGGCTTGGTGATTCTGTGTAATTTTTCAGCTCGCCATAAAACTTCCAGATTTGTTGACGAACTTCCTCAAGTATTTGGCGCTTCTCGTTGCTGGGAGCAATTATTTTGGCTAATGTTCGTTCAGCGTGAATCCAGCAAAGTGCGTGGTTGAGTATGTTGAATTGACCTGCATCATCGCTGACAATGACGAGGTTTCTGGGGATATGGGAAAGAACACAACCAAAAAGTGCTCCTTCCGTTGCGATTTGGATGTGCCGAGGCTTGATAATCCCCAACTCTTTGAGGTGTTGCTCCCACTGCTCTGCATCCATAAATTCCTTGACCGGATGATTACGCAGGAGAGACAACGGTGACTTCGGAAGGCGCTTTTGTTTCATATATTCAAAGGCATCTTCATTGAGCAGATAATCAGACGCCCCAGCTCGAAGGAGACTGAGGAAATTGATCCGGCTTTTGCTTTCAGTACTCTCAAACCATGCAAAGAAATCATTTCCTATATGAGTGCAGTAGCCATTTTTGCCATTATGACGAGCGCCTGTGTCGTCACAGTTTACATGGGAGGATGAACGAAGGCCAGCTGAGAGAATTGCATCTTTCTCATTATGGAAAGGCTCTTTGTTTTCGATGAGGATATTATTCAGCTGCCCGGATGAGATATCCACTCCCCACTCAAGAAGTTGCTCCAGAAGTAACGGTTGCGTGACATGACAATGATGGTATTGATGGAGAATAAATGTTCTGAGAGTATTGTCGAAATGACCATCAATTTCAGGCGGTAGTTGTCCTGAAATTGTCTTACCTTCTGGAGTTACCCACTGTTCGAGCAAATAGCAGGTGTTATGAACGGATATTTTCAATCCCTGGACAGTGTAAGATTTGAGACCGTTAAATTTAGACCCTGGCGGAATCGACTCAGGCTTAATGCGCTTTTTTTTGTGTATCTTCAGGTTGGCTGTCTTTTTCTTTTTGGCAGAGCCTGGACGTTTGCCGCTATTCTTTTTTTGACCTTCTTTTGATAGCTTGCTGGGGGATATTTTGGGTTTTGGCTTCTGCTTTTTTAACCGGGCAATCTCATCTTTGAGTTGCTGAATCTGCTCTTTCTGGAGAGTAATTGTTGCAATATGTTGCTCAAGCAGTTCCAGTAAAATGGACACACTGGGATTTTGCCGGTCTGAATCTGGAAGATTCTGCTTGATTTGCTCTAAGGTAGTCGTCGCCATAACTGGAAATTATACATAATCAGACGATTAATGCTCTGATTTTTTGAGCCTCAAAATGCCCACCAGCGCTTATTGAGAAGTTACATTCATCCTTTCTAACTAATTGTTAATAAAGACTTTAATTTTTCAAGTTTTACAAAAAATCTGCAAAACACAAAACTGTTTAATTTTAGATGGTTACCTGAATTCTTGACAACTTTCAAACAAATTATTGAGCAAAATAATAAGTTTTTTATGCAAATTTTGAAAAAATGGCAAATAACCGAAGCTCCCATTTCAGCAACATCCCATAACATCCTATAATTACTGGGCTGTCAATATTTGTCAATTCGAGTATTTACAGGCGGTTACAAGATGTCAGATGTAAATATCTAATAATAATTATATTTTCTGAATCTAAAAACTGAACGCTCTCCACAATCCGCTGGCCGGATTCCACCGCCTGACGTTGACTACGTCCGGGACGAAAACCAAAGCTGTGATCAGAAAATCCCGGATCAAGTATGGGCTCCAAAAGCTGTTTGATCGTCGCATGAACAACCCTGTCTTTTACGCAGGGTACCCCAAGCAAACGAACACCTGC is drawn from Candidatus Electrothrix aestuarii and contains these coding sequences:
- a CDS encoding transposase, translating into MATTTLEQIKQNLPDSDRQNPSVSILLELLEQHIATITLQKEQIQQLKDEIARLKKQKPKPKISPSKLSKEGQKKNSGKRPGSAKKKKTANLKIHKKKRIKPESIPPGSKFNGLKSYTVQGLKISVHNTCYLLEQWVTPEGKTISGQLPPEIDGHFDNTLRTFILHQYHHCHVTQPLLLEQLLEWGVDISSGQLNNILIENKEPFHNEKDAILSAGLRSSSHVNCDDTGARHNGKNGYCTHIGNDFFAWFESTESKSRINFLSLLRAGASDYLLNEDAFEYMKQKRLPKSPLSLLRNHPVKEFMDAEQWEQHLKELGIIKPRHIQIATEGALFGCVLSHIPRNLVIVSDDAGQFNILNHALCWIHAERTLAKIIAPSNEKRQILEEVRQQIWKFYGELKNYTESPSQKEQNRLDKEFETIFTQKTDFETLNQALQRLHKNKSELLLVLDRPEIPLHNNLSENDIREYVKKRKVSGSTRSENGRRCRDTFASIKKTCHKLGISFWQYIEDRLSGKNAIPPLPHIIEQAASTAPG